In Antechinus flavipes isolate AdamAnt ecotype Samford, QLD, Australia chromosome 6, AdamAnt_v2, whole genome shotgun sequence, the sequence AGTcacaaatcacagaattttagagttggaaggggcctCTATGTCCAGGGAGTTCAATTCATACCTTCACTGTAGCATCCTTacaagtggtcatctagtccTATTAGGTCTAGTTTAAAAGGTCTAGTCCATCTAGGTCTACTTTAAAAACTTCcacgagcctcagtttcctaatctgtagaCTAGGTAAAATTATGCCAGGGGAACCTGGGTCACCAAATTATGGTAAGACTAACATCAAAGTGATTTACAAACGTTAATGTTATATTATTAGTTTTGTAGGTAAAGAAAATagtgcttgaaaaaaaaaaaaaaaaaaccctgtgcATAAATCTGTGAGTGCCATAAAGTCAAGGATATATGGTAGGGCAAATTTGAGTTAAAATTTATACTGCTGGGAAGAATTTTCCAAGCTACTTGAACTTGAACAGGCCAACAAAGACATTTTTGGTTTCAGTACAAAACTCTCTTTACTGTGAATACAAAATTCACAGATAAATGTCTTCACAGTGCCAAAACACACACTGAGAAGAACAACAATTGTGATGTTAAAGCATGGAAGGGAAGAGCATCCAAAAGATCTCTTGCAACAAAGCCCAGATAAACTGgcatatctttttgttttctgggTCAAAACCACCAAAGTGGATGTTTCCGGAGTTTTGCAACAACCCAGCATAGCATACACATGGCTATTTTGGTAATAACTCATTTTCCTAACATTCTGCTTGATATCCATTGGGAGGTAGGTGGTACAAGTATGATTTCcaatttacagatggagaaatgagATCAGAGATGTTCAGTGCCTTTTTTTGTGGCTATAAAACTGAGACACATTTGATTTGGGATTCAAATTTAGTTCTCCGAGTTCCAAGAGCCTTCTGGATGTTcatttcttcttgatctattcaaTATGAAGTGAAATGAGAATTTGGCTACTGTGCATTATTTTCAGTTAACCAAATCTGGGTAAAGTGTAATCTCAACAATCCATATGTTTTGAGTCTTGGAATAACAGAATAGGAGCAGAATATCAGGGTGATAGGACAGATAGCTGGTTCTCCTTGAAGTAAGGAAGGCATAGATTTAAGTCTTGTCTGGGATGCTTAACTCATTGTGCAACTAATGGGAAGTTGGTTAATCTCTCCATACTCCAGGTAATTCTTTAATATGATTAGTTGCAGGTATGTTGATGAACTGGGTTGCTGGAAACAGCTCATTAAATCATAAAATCTTGGATGTAAGGCTGGAAGAAACTTCAGAATTTATCCAATATAACacccttttttctttgaaaaaggaaaataagagccAGAGAAACTAGAAGATTTTCCCAAGGACACCTAGATATAGAAAACAGCAAAGTTACACATTCTGTATAACtccaagtttaattttttttttttaaccaccatCCCCCTCCTCTCTTTATCCTGGAAGTCACTGGTTTAGACCAAAGATCAAGGGGTTGGCTAATGTATTTTGGATCTAAGCAATAGTTTTGATATCTAGTGGCCAAATGAAGTTCTGGATTTTAAAAAAGGTtattggggatgggggaagggaaggagaaaaattagcCAAGGTCATTGATACCCAAAGTCAAAACCTATATCCTAGATCACCAAGGCTTGaaaatttccagattttttccagAAACTTTCCAGAATTCCAGAATCCCCTGGCTagtcaatataaataaaatagccTGCTATATGATGAGCCTCGTGTTACCCACAATGATGCAAAGATAAACATGTAAGAATCCTGCCCATGAAGAACTTATATTCTTGAGATGGCCAACCTGGAAGGTGAAGACATCCAGTCAGACTACTACCCCCGGGGCTGTGTAGAGGGCTAAAATCTTGGGCTTTGGGAGGAGTCAGTAGAATAACTTTCTGAatggtctccttgcctcaaatGTCACCCTATTTCCATCCATTTTCTATTCCActgacaaagtgattttcctaaatcatagATGTGATTATGTCACCCTCCTGTCTACTCCCTGCCACACTCACTAAACTCTTGTGGCTCCCTTTTACTGCCAGAATGAAATAGAAAGTCTGATGGCAATTGGAGCTCTTCTTTACCTgaccccttcctacttttctggtcttcttatattttattttttcccctctaagcATAGTATGATGCAGTCCCACTGGCTATAGTCCTACTATCTCTCAGGACACTCTATCTTCCATAGTCTTGCCTTAGAaatcctccatgcctggaatttgCTTCTTCTTTAATTCTATCTCATAATGTCTCTGAAGTCCTTTAGATCAAATCCTCCCTTCTGCAGGATATTCTTGGTTCCCCCCCAACCCCTCCAGTTATTAGTGCCGTcccttctgagattatcttctcTCTGCTCTGTCCATACCTCATGatttacatattgtctttccAACTAATATATGAGTTCTGTGAAGGCAGagagtgtttttttccccttccctccttccccatttaTAGTGTTCAGCACTGTGCCgggcacatagcaagtgcttaatattaaaaatttttgttgatttctcGACTTCCCCTTTCTTACCTTCAGATCACTATGAGACTGGATCCCATCTCTACCCGCAACTAAAATAAGAATGATGGCAGctcagaagatggagaactgagcCCTCAAGCCTTTCTTCACTGCTCCTTATCCCAAATGGCCTTGCCTGGTGAGGGAAGATTTCACACTGTTTTGGGTtacttttgtcaagaaaacacaaaTGTGTCTAAGGGAAAACAATGAAGGGTACTCCTAGAGTTTattataaaaacaactctgaaaataCCAGGTACTATCAAGAAATTGCTACTCTTGGTATCATGGAAACCTAAGGCCCAGGATTTTTAAATCCTTCAGGAAAAGTAGGCAGTGGATAGTGAAAACAAAGCAAGTCTAAAAACTTTTGCCTAAGAGTCTAAAGAAAGTCCAACAAAGTCTcaaagagaatgtgtgtgtgtgtgtgtgtgtgtgtgtgtgtgtgtttgtgtgtttgtattgCTGTTGAATAATCTTAACAAAAAGGATGGGACAGCTAATTAACGAGAAAGAAGTAAGGCTATTTCTCCAAACATTATCAATACTTTTATAAAACATGAGTTCAGGAAGGTTGTTAGTAATAAACACGAATGTGatattctgtatttcttttttcacgATCACTctaattgtttatttttgctatCCCTCCTAATGAACTCCCCTCCAATTGCCATATGTGACAATTGGTGTGTTTCAAAACACTTCTTAAAAGCCTACCctaacttaaaaacaaacaaccaaccCAACTTTTTAGGTCCTAAAAAGAAAGCTGACTTTactgtcaattaaaaaaatacatgcacAGAGCATTATAAACAATGCTGGTGCAACAAATATTCAGAAGTTTAAATCACATCATTGTGGACAGAGCCGAGGAAACTACAACGTTCAATGAAAAGCCTAGTTTTATTTGGTTTATCCATGATAACCCTAcctttagattttttaaaaatttaatatgttAGCTCAATTAATAAACTATTCGGAAagctaaaatgttcttttttcattcccctctaaaatgcaaaatattggGCTAATAACTATTTTcttaaaagagaataagaaattgTCAAAAGCCTAGAATTCAGACTCTTGAATTTGTGTGCAATGAATCAAATGTTAGTTAATGACTTAGTTTAAAGAAAtcgtcttttctctttttgtctttcaaagtttgtgtaaccaaaaaagtgaaacaaaaaaatacatcCTAGTAGAATCAACTGCCAACGGACGAGTTAAGGTTCTGATAAATACTTTCGAACACGGTGTTTTATTGCTAGTACACAACATActttatttctgttgtttttgctCAACCTGCCAGCATCTCATTAGAGAAACAGGCACCGAGGGCGTTTGACAAATTGTCAGGCTGAGATACGCCGTCCATATTCATACACGCCAATAAATGATGAGAGGAAGTTTAAGATGCAGTAAAAATAAATTTCGAGAGTTTAGTCCTGGTTTCATGTAACAGCACTTCCATAAAGCACTTAGAATACTAAGGCAGCAGGACCCTTCGGATAGGACACAGGGGACCCATCCTTTAAATAAATGTGTTCCTTTGCCTGAACAGAAGTTCAAACCTGCTCAATTATCATTAATTTTgtgccttttattattattatttttttccccaagcgtGAACGAAGAAGCCGCGGCCTCTGAGACTTAGCAGGCAGCTCTTGGCCCGTCTAGGTTACTGGTGATTATTCATCCAGCCGCGATCcaacagagcttttttttttttccctttttttttctttcttctccccctcctccccctctcctcgcCCCCTCCAGCCTTCCCTGCTCctttggagaaactgaggagtCAAGTGTTGCAGGCACTTTCCATCCAGCGGCCCCCTCAGGTGAGGCAGCGGAGAACGAGAACGAGAAGTTCCCGGAGCAAGTTCGGATGCGCGGAAGGGGCGACCCCCGAAAGGAAGCCCAGAAACCGCGTCAAAGCAAAGAACCATGAGAACAGCTCCGAGGACCCTTGGCGGCTCCGAGCACGCTCCGACACGGGGCGTCCCCTCCTCACTTTGGGACGGTTTCCCCAGAAGGCTTCGCCTCTGGGAAGCTTGCTCAGGATGCCTACAGGGGCCAGCTTCGGGGACCTGCCCGTTCTGGCAGGACTTTAGGACAGTGACGATGGGAAAAGTGCGAAGGGGCACTCGgtggagggagtgggagaagggaagatTGAGGGCTGTTGGGATCGCCCAGGAGCAGCCGCCGCCGCCTGATTTGCTCCTGCACTGTGACCCGGGACAGCAGATTTTTTTTAtactccccctccttcccccctccccccgccctttTAATCcacctctctcccctcctccctcttctttcctattAAAGGGCTCCCGGCCGGGAAAGCTGTCAGCAGCCGGGAGCAGCGGTGTGTTCTCGGCTCAGTGTGGAGCAGCCTCCTCTTCCTCGGCGGGCGCAGGGGGGATGAGCCCCCGCGAGGCGCGCAGCAGCGCCCTCCCCGCCCGTCTCCTCCGCGCTGCGCTCGCCGCCGGCCGCGGGACGCCCGCTCCCAGCCTTCCGGCCTCGGGTCCCCGGGGCTGCTGCGGGCGGCGCGGAAAGGTGCGGGAAGAACTGAGTTGCGCGCTAAGACGTCCCCAGCAAGTTCCCACCTCTTGGTGTGACCCTTCCCGCgaggagtggggagaggggaagggggtggCGGCAGGGTGTTAGAAGCGCCCCCCAGGCCCGGAGAACTATGAGCCGGGTAAAAAGCCTCGGCAGCAGCAGCAGGACGAGCAGCCCCAGGAGCCGCGGCCCccgaagcagcagcagcagcagcagcagcggcccCAGCGGCCAGGGCAGCGGCCGCCCCTGCCCCCTCCGGCGCGGGCCGCAGTCCGGGGGATCCCGCCGCGGGCGCCTCCCGTAGGCGCTCGGGTCCGAGCCGCCCCTGCCCTCGGCCAGCCACGCTTCCCAGCTCCCTTCTACCTGATGCACCATGCTGACCTCGGGACCGCGGGGAGCACCCGGCCATCGCGGCCGCCTGCCCGGCTCGTGCTGATCTCGGGGGGAGCAGCGTCTGCGGCCGGGCCAAGCCCGGAGAGCCCGGCCACCGCGCGCCCCGACTTTCACAGCTCGCTGCCCGGGGGAAGCAAGCCCAGGTCCTGCCCCGTCTCCCGCCCGCCCGCTCCTCTCCCCTCAGGAAGGGCGATGGGGGCGCTGCTGGCGCTCTGCCTGCTCCTGGGCTGGCTGCGCTGGGGCCCCGCCGGGGCGCAGCAGGACGGAGAGTATTGCCACGGCTGGGTGGACGCGCACGGCAACTACCACGAGGGCTTCCAGTGCCCCGAGGACTTCGACACGCTGGACGCCACCATCTGCTGCGGCTCCTGCGCCCTGCGCTACTGCTGCGCCGCCGCCGACGCCAGGCTGGAGCAGGGGGGCTGCACCAACGACCGCGGCGAGCTGGAGCACCCGGGAATCACCGCGCGTAAGTGCCCGGCCCCCGAGCGCCGCCGCGCCCTCCCGCCCTCCGGGCCGGCCGCTCGCCGCGGGAGCTTGGGGCGCGCTAGTGGGGGTGCGCGCGCGCGCCGGCCGGAATCGGGCCCCTCGGCCAAGGTGGAGCCCGCTCACCCAGGGGAccggggagagggaggggggctCGCTTTCCCGCTGCCCTCACATCCCCCCCAGGGCTAGTCCCGGGCGGCAGCAGCCTTCCCATCCCGCGTGGGGCTGCGGGGCAGAGGAGGCGCGCAGCCCGCGCTGCCGAACAGAGGCTAGCTTTTCTGATTCCCAGCGCTccgcacagagcctggcacaccctcagtctctctctctttccctgtctctgtgtctctgtctctgactgtctctgtgtTAATAGACGCGCTTGGTCTGAATGTGCGTGAATTCTGCGAGTTTTCCGCGTAGACTCGGGAGGTGGGGGAGGAAACGCAGAGGGGGCAGGGTCGGGCTCCCCGGCCCCCGAGCTGGAAGACGTTAGTGAGTGCTGAT encodes:
- the SHISA3 gene encoding protein shisa-3 homolog; this encodes MHHADLGTAGSTRPSRPPARLVLISGGAASAAGPSPESPATARPDFHSSLPGGSKPRSCPVSRPPAPLPSGRAMGALLALCLLLGWLRWGPAGAQQDGEYCHGWVDAHGNYHEGFQCPEDFDTLDATICCGSCALRYCCAAADARLEQGGCTNDRGELEHPGITAQPVYVPFLIVGSIFIAFIILGSLVAIYCCTCLRPKQTSQQPIRFSLRSYQNETLPMILTSGNLRAPSRQSSTATSSSSNGGSVRRFSFARAESGCLVPSPPPPYTSGCLQTAHPIHLTQPSGFLVSPQYFAYPIQQEPALPGKSCSDFSPS